One window from the genome of Cellulosilyticum sp. I15G10I2 encodes:
- a CDS encoding ABC transporter substrate-binding protein: MVKKYIKFLAIVAVLGVISLFVYNILFDLWKDTIAHEKVVNKTKTSSKTDNFYNIEVPESFDWKKYSGTTLNFIVENNINADILTKHAASFTDLTGININIVALDFDSMIQKINLDFISKTGKFTLIYVDPYQTLNRFSNDLCNLNKYNNSSLLPNIQGGLDDFFEEQVMIESYFINQNRLCSIPFDTTTMIFFYRKDIFNKYRDQFMKENGFDWTPGTPEFTWERFVQVSEWISNNVPKSEVKYGSGYMGQKHNSLYCLFSTILASYGGDYFEDENISTIGTHKPNNIVINSKAFIEALKTYKKINSVSSPESRDWNWYDTAEAFKNGEVAMMLNWDENISAIENAAISKVAGNVGYSILPYGSARSANIYGGSGIGINNYATDVEKEAAWLFIVWATSPQVQSLILEESGGGSLPPRKSISSEENIGIPNVYTSSKGISKTAIKQSHVVLEAWKKENVYYRPKVENFYHIERIIIDEVYNMMRYDLEPELTAQKIYTRINNLT; encoded by the coding sequence ATGGTTAAAAAGTACATAAAATTTTTAGCGATAGTAGCTGTATTAGGAGTAATAAGTCTATTTGTTTATAATATATTATTTGATTTATGGAAAGATACAATTGCTCATGAAAAAGTGGTGAATAAAACTAAGACAAGCTCTAAAACAGATAACTTTTATAATATAGAGGTTCCGGAGAGTTTTGATTGGAAAAAATATAGCGGGACAACTTTAAATTTTATTGTAGAAAACAATATCAATGCTGATATACTCACGAAGCATGCAGCAAGCTTTACTGATTTAACCGGCATTAATATTAATATTGTTGCACTTGATTTTGACAGCATGATACAAAAAATTAATCTTGACTTTATATCTAAGACTGGAAAATTTACACTCATTTATGTAGATCCTTATCAAACATTAAATAGATTTAGTAACGACCTATGTAATCTTAATAAATACAATAATAGTTCTCTATTACCAAATATTCAAGGTGGATTAGATGACTTTTTTGAAGAGCAAGTTATGATAGAATCATACTTTATCAATCAAAATAGACTTTGCAGTATACCCTTTGATACAACAACAATGATTTTTTTCTATAGAAAAGATATCTTTAATAAATATAGAGATCAATTTATGAAAGAGAATGGGTTTGATTGGACACCAGGAACGCCTGAATTTACTTGGGAACGCTTTGTACAGGTCTCAGAATGGATTTCTAATAATGTGCCTAAAAGTGAAGTGAAATATGGAAGCGGGTATATGGGACAAAAACATAATTCACTTTATTGTCTCTTTTCCACTATCCTCGCATCTTACGGGGGAGATTATTTTGAAGATGAAAATATTAGTACAATTGGTACCCACAAGCCTAATAATATAGTCATTAACAGCAAAGCATTTATAGAAGCATTAAAGACCTATAAAAAGATTAACAGTGTATCATCTCCTGAAAGTCGAGATTGGAATTGGTATGATACGGCAGAGGCTTTTAAAAATGGAGAGGTAGCTATGATGCTTAATTGGGATGAAAATATTTCTGCTATAGAGAATGCAGCAATTTCTAAAGTTGCGGGTAATGTAGGTTATAGTATCCTGCCCTATGGCAGCGCTAGAAGTGCAAATATTTATGGAGGTTCAGGTATTGGCATTAATAACTATGCGACTGATGTAGAAAAAGAAGCGGCATGGCTATTTATTGTATGGGCGACATCGCCCCAAGTTCAATCCCTTATTCTGGAAGAATCTGGCGGTGGCAGCCTACCGCCTAGAAAATCAATTTCCAGCGAAGAAAATATAGGGATACCCAATGTCTATACTAGTAGCAAAGGAATAAGTAAAACTGCAATCAAACAATCTCACGTTGTATTAGAAGCGTGGAAAAAAGAAAATGTATACTATAGGCCTAAGGTAGAAAATTTCTATCATATAGAAAGAATAATAATAGATGAGGTCTATAATATGATGCGGTATGATTTAGAACCGGAGCTTACAGCTCAAAAAATTTATACTAGAATCAATAATTTAACATGA
- a CDS encoding sensor histidine kinase translates to MDKVKLVNSFRFKIVIIILVCILIPITFLYTSYYYKVKEIITKKYSDSAVQSVYEGAENIDFILKDLREFSNIVFINNEINEALNNSSNVSQVEFLNIIRGLFTSRQDIEAISLLVDDKLYSVGAIKLDKDPEVFDMLETTKGECVWVNTSIERTQILSSQFTKYFFSLGRTIVDLNTLESLGVLKIDINESILEKSYKSLMAEEGSEVFICSNLGDVISHPNKEMIGLNIKHKLYMQSILTSNEKQGYISYQEDGVEKVAIYSTCDVSDWKLVKAIPTAYLYKEIMQIQGYIIILGILYFITTITLGLFLAAMITSPIERLMKLMKKVEKGNLDIHAEITSKDEIGQLSKSFNNMIDNMNLMMNKNIEEERQKKEMEIEVLRAQINPHFLYNTLNTIKWMAKIQGSTSISNAVNALTKLLRVSISIGKEKILLNDEISYVQNYLVIQRLRFSEKFNIEYMIEESCFKCLVPKLILQPIVENSLIYGTDEDSLETLSIIIRAYEEENVLHISVEDNGPGICKDVLDNILTHRQGIDKFSTVGLNNINQRIKLHYGDEYGIEIQSKVDEGTRVLIRLPIHKE, encoded by the coding sequence ATGGACAAAGTAAAATTAGTTAATAGTTTTCGTTTTAAAATAGTTATTATTATATTAGTATGTATTCTTATTCCTATTACCTTTCTTTATACAAGTTATTATTATAAAGTTAAAGAAATCATCACTAAAAAATATAGTGATTCAGCGGTACAGTCTGTTTATGAAGGTGCAGAAAATATAGATTTTATTTTAAAAGATCTTAGAGAATTTTCTAATATAGTATTTATTAATAATGAAATAAATGAGGCACTTAACAACTCAAGCAATGTAAGTCAAGTAGAATTTTTAAATATTATCAGAGGATTATTTACGTCGAGACAGGATATAGAAGCGATATCTTTATTAGTGGATGATAAGCTCTATTCTGTAGGCGCTATTAAGTTGGATAAAGATCCAGAAGTATTTGATATGCTTGAGACGACAAAGGGAGAATGTGTGTGGGTTAATACAAGCATAGAAAGAACTCAAATCTTATCCAGTCAATTTACAAAGTACTTCTTTTCTTTAGGAAGAACAATTGTTGATCTTAATACACTAGAGTCATTAGGTGTCCTTAAAATAGACATCAATGAATCAATATTAGAAAAATCCTATAAAAGTTTAATGGCAGAGGAAGGCAGTGAAGTATTTATTTGCTCTAACTTAGGAGATGTAATAAGTCATCCAAACAAGGAAATGATAGGTCTTAATATTAAGCATAAATTATATATGCAAAGTATTTTAACTTCCAATGAGAAACAAGGCTATATCTCTTATCAGGAAGATGGCGTGGAGAAAGTAGCTATCTATTCTACTTGTGATGTATCTGACTGGAAACTTGTTAAGGCTATACCTACAGCGTACTTGTATAAAGAGATTATGCAAATTCAAGGCTATATTATTATATTAGGGATCCTGTACTTTATAACAACAATAACTCTAGGCCTTTTTTTAGCTGCTATGATCACAAGCCCCATAGAGAGACTTATGAAACTTATGAAAAAGGTAGAGAAGGGGAATCTTGACATCCATGCAGAAATAACGAGTAAGGATGAAATAGGACAGCTGAGTAAGAGTTTTAACAATATGATTGATAATATGAATCTGATGATGAATAAAAACATAGAAGAAGAACGTCAGAAGAAAGAAATGGAGATTGAAGTGTTAAGAGCACAAATTAATCCTCACTTCTTATACAATACGCTTAATACTATTAAGTGGATGGCTAAAATACAAGGCAGCACCAGTATCAGTAATGCTGTCAATGCTTTAACTAAACTGCTTCGGGTAAGTATCAGTATAGGTAAAGAGAAGATATTGCTAAATGATGAGATTAGCTATGTACAAAATTACTTAGTGATTCAGCGTCTAAGATTTAGTGAAAAGTTTAATATCGAATATATGATAGAAGAATCGTGCTTTAAGTGTCTTGTTCCGAAGTTGATTTTACAGCCTATTGTGGAAAACTCACTCATTTATGGTACAGATGAAGATAGCTTAGAGACACTGAGCATTATTATAAGGGCCTACGAAGAAGAAAATGTGCTTCATATCAGTGTAGAGGATAATGGACCAGGTATCTGCAAAGATGTTTTAGATAATATACTTACCCATAGGCAAGGCATAGATAAGTTTAGTACAGTGGGCCTTAATAATATTAATCAACGTATCAAACTGCACTATGGCGATGAATATGGCATAGAGATTCAATCGAAAGTTGATGAAGGGACACGGGTATTAATCAGACTGCCGATTCATAAGGAATAA
- a CDS encoding response regulator transcription factor, with the protein MYKVLIIDDEVLVRVGLKSTINWESIGFSIVGEASNGEKGYEQYKLHKPDVIITDIKMPHKDGMWLIKKIRETNKQVKILILTCYDEFEYVREALKLGADDYILKSEIEDEELIDSMSKFKAQLKLIPDKDKELRVLKEQFESNAVVLKAKLLEDLVNKNKLNEIALQNEYLKIQFPTHSCHFSFVTLIREDEKKKNEALQQNNDSMNDAIINLIYDICQNEKMNILANREGERFQFLLARENLHQNNVEQTIIYVQEKVMQYFNITLSGVYSAIFNNLTYLGEVVVACKIKEEEFFYTSGPKLLFTKVQEAQIEDNKRNMPNSSIFNLDTDFKKLIIKYIDEENIEKCKEHLEELAQLFGKYHLNSLEVKLFYSNLVNTLFEKYGQCFRETNYIKDYHYYYNLIINLNKMKELASLLDLFITDAVRSIKEYRVSNSKYVMKRAMEYIDAHYYNKISLEDIANYINLSKHYVSYLFKKETGINISAYINDIRIEKAKQMIVQREYKIKEIFEKVGFSDQQYFSKAFKKATGMTVTQYKESIEHQK; encoded by the coding sequence GTGTATAAAGTATTAATTATAGATGATGAAGTATTAGTGAGAGTAGGCTTAAAATCAACCATTAATTGGGAATCCATAGGTTTTTCAATAGTGGGAGAAGCCTCAAATGGCGAGAAGGGATATGAGCAGTATAAGCTTCATAAACCAGATGTGATTATTACAGATATAAAAATGCCTCATAAAGACGGTATGTGGCTTATTAAAAAAATACGTGAAACCAATAAACAGGTAAAGATCCTCATCTTAACCTGTTATGATGAATTTGAATATGTAAGAGAAGCACTGAAATTAGGAGCAGATGACTATATTCTTAAATCAGAAATTGAAGATGAAGAGCTGATTGATTCTATGAGTAAGTTTAAAGCACAGCTAAAGTTAATCCCGGATAAAGATAAGGAGCTTAGAGTCTTAAAAGAGCAGTTTGAAAGTAATGCTGTTGTATTAAAAGCGAAGCTTTTGGAAGATTTGGTAAATAAAAACAAACTTAATGAAATAGCACTGCAAAATGAATATTTAAAAATCCAGTTTCCTACCCATAGCTGCCACTTTTCTTTTGTAACACTTATAAGAGAAGATGAAAAGAAGAAAAATGAAGCATTGCAGCAAAATAATGACAGCATGAATGATGCTATTATTAATCTAATCTATGATATATGTCAAAATGAAAAAATGAATATACTGGCCAATAGAGAGGGCGAAAGATTTCAATTTCTTTTAGCAAGAGAGAATTTGCATCAAAACAATGTAGAGCAGACTATTATTTATGTTCAAGAAAAAGTTATGCAGTATTTTAATATAACTTTAAGCGGTGTATACAGTGCCATATTTAATAATCTCACATATTTAGGGGAAGTGGTGGTAGCTTGTAAAATAAAAGAAGAGGAATTTTTTTATACAAGTGGGCCGAAACTGCTTTTTACTAAGGTGCAAGAAGCTCAGATAGAGGATAATAAAAGAAATATGCCAAATAGCAGCATATTTAATTTAGATACAGATTTTAAAAAACTTATTATTAAATACATTGATGAAGAAAACATTGAAAAGTGTAAAGAGCACTTAGAAGAGTTGGCACAGTTATTTGGAAAATATCATTTAAATTCATTGGAGGTTAAACTATTTTATTCTAATCTTGTAAATACTTTATTTGAAAAGTATGGTCAGTGTTTTAGAGAGACAAACTATATTAAAGACTATCATTACTACTATAATCTTATTATTAACTTAAATAAAATGAAGGAACTTGCGTCATTGCTGGACTTATTTATTACTGATGCGGTAAGAAGTATAAAAGAATACCGTGTAAGTAATTCTAAATATGTTATGAAAAGGGCTATGGAATATATAGATGCGCATTATTATAATAAGATATCCTTAGAAGATATAGCAAACTATATTAATTTGTCTAAACACTATGTTTCATATTTATTTAAAAAAGAAACAGGCATTAATATTTCAGCCTATATTAATGATATTAGGATTGAAAAAGCCAAACAAATGATTGTGCAAAGAGAGTATAAGATAAAAGAGATCTTCGAAAAAGTTGGATTTTCAGATCAACAATATTTTTCAAAGGCTTTCAAAAAGGCTACGGGAATGACTGTTACTCAGTATAAAGAATCAATAGAACATCAAAAATAG
- a CDS encoding sugar ABC transporter ATP-binding protein produces the protein MDLAIPKLELKNIEKSFPGVKALGNVNFSVKKGTVHVLCGENGAGKSTLMKIINGIYQPDQGQMLIDGKEVKVNNPIEARKNGISMIFQELNYIPEITIEQSMFLGNEPTNKFGKIDWKKIRNETLRLLQQEKLNYKPTTQLKDLTISDIQMLEILKAVSYGSDIIIMDEPTSAITRNEVEILFGKIAELKAKGVSIIYISHKMEEIFRIADEITVLRDGIMIDTKPTHELTIDKVIALMVGREMSNIYPKEAIPIGETILEVKHLTNSPIFSDVSFNIKKGEIVGFAGLMGAGRSEVARAIFGLDYFESGQVIIKGKEVKINKVIDSINHGMVMLSEDRKRYGIIGVRGVRENVALSKLEKFIYKGRLHTKDENTTVSEICKRMNVKTPSLETSIDSLSGGNQQKVMLARWMLCDPEILILDEPTRGIDVGAKYEIYKLMSELVKEERSIIMISSELPELIGMCDRIYVMAGGKITGELEMREFTQENIMKLATKG, from the coding sequence ATGGATTTGGCAATACCCAAACTTGAACTTAAGAATATAGAAAAATCATTTCCAGGGGTAAAAGCGCTTGGTAATGTTAACTTTTCGGTCAAGAAAGGTACAGTTCATGTGCTTTGTGGTGAAAATGGTGCAGGCAAGTCTACTTTAATGAAAATTATTAACGGTATTTATCAGCCTGATCAAGGACAAATGCTCATAGACGGTAAGGAGGTAAAGGTAAATAACCCTATAGAAGCAAGGAAAAATGGTATCTCTATGATTTTCCAAGAGCTTAATTACATACCAGAGATTACCATAGAACAAAGTATGTTCTTAGGAAATGAACCAACTAATAAGTTTGGCAAGATAGATTGGAAAAAAATAAGAAACGAAACACTTAGACTGCTGCAGCAAGAAAAACTTAATTATAAACCTACGACTCAGTTAAAAGATTTAACTATTTCAGATATTCAAATGTTAGAAATACTTAAAGCAGTCTCTTATGGATCAGACATTATTATTATGGATGAGCCGACATCTGCCATTACACGTAATGAGGTTGAAATATTATTTGGCAAAATTGCTGAACTAAAAGCAAAGGGTGTAAGTATTATTTATATTTCTCATAAGATGGAAGAGATATTTAGAATAGCAGATGAAATAACAGTTTTAAGAGATGGGATTATGATAGATACAAAGCCAACGCATGAGCTTACCATTGATAAAGTTATTGCGCTTATGGTAGGCCGAGAAATGAGTAATATCTATCCCAAAGAAGCCATACCTATTGGTGAGACAATATTAGAAGTTAAGCATCTAACAAATAGCCCGATATTCAGTGATGTAAGCTTTAATATTAAAAAAGGCGAAATAGTTGGATTTGCAGGACTGATGGGAGCTGGAAGAAGTGAGGTTGCAAGAGCAATTTTTGGACTTGATTATTTTGAAAGCGGACAGGTCATTATTAAAGGGAAAGAAGTAAAAATTAACAAAGTAATAGACAGTATTAATCACGGTATGGTTATGTTATCAGAAGATAGAAAACGTTATGGTATTATCGGCGTTCGGGGAGTCAGAGAAAATGTTGCCTTATCAAAACTTGAGAAATTTATTTATAAGGGAAGATTACATACTAAGGATGAGAACACCACAGTTTCCGAGATCTGTAAACGCATGAATGTTAAGACGCCATCGCTAGAAACATCTATTGATTCATTAAGCGGCGGTAATCAGCAAAAAGTAATGTTAGCCAGATGGATGCTTTGTGATCCGGAAATTCTTATACTGGATGAACCTACAAGAGGTATAGACGTAGGGGCGAAATATGAAATATATAAACTGATGAGCGAACTTGTAAAAGAAGAAAGAAGCATTATTATGATTTCATCAGAACTGCCTGAGCTTATAGGTATGTGTGATCGTATTTATGTGATGGCAGGCGGGAAGATAACGGGTGAACTTGAAATGAGAGAGTTTACTCAAGAAAACATTATGAAGTTAGCTACAAAGGGGTGA
- a CDS encoding ABC transporter permease → MNSKELNKWWSKATSKYSIYIILVAMFIVCSVISPVFLSTKNITNISRQISITTIIAFGETLLIICGLIDLSAGSVLALSGVLSVAAYKLTGSMQIAMLVGISVGIFCNAINGMLVTKFKTPPFIATLAMQTAARGAALLYTNGQNIYQIGEYKALGQNSIGIIPIPVIFMIGTTAMTWYILNHTRFGRHLYAVGGSEEAARASGVNNNRTKMIAYLINGLFVGIAGVLFMSRVNAGLPNGGIGAEFEAMTSAIIGGTSFSGGIGTAMGTLAGAFIMGFVNNIMNLLGVQSYMQQIVKGIIIALAVVYDIRSKTKRDKKKQGNINEKVMDKDGKRKT, encoded by the coding sequence ATGAATAGTAAAGAATTAAATAAGTGGTGGTCTAAAGCAACGAGTAAGTACAGCATTTATATTATTTTAGTTGCCATGTTTATAGTATGTTCAGTAATAAGCCCGGTATTTTTATCCACAAAAAACATTACGAATATCTCCAGGCAGATTTCTATTACAACGATCATAGCATTTGGAGAAACACTGCTTATTATATGTGGACTTATTGATTTATCAGCAGGATCAGTACTTGCACTATCGGGGGTGCTGTCAGTTGCAGCATACAAACTTACAGGATCAATGCAAATTGCTATGTTAGTGGGGATCAGTGTCGGGATATTCTGTAATGCCATTAATGGGATGCTGGTTACAAAATTTAAGACACCGCCGTTTATTGCGACACTCGCTATGCAGACAGCAGCAAGAGGAGCAGCACTTCTATATACCAATGGTCAAAACATTTACCAAATAGGTGAGTATAAGGCACTTGGTCAGAATTCAATAGGAATTATTCCAATACCGGTTATTTTTATGATTGGAACGACAGCTATGACGTGGTACATATTAAATCACACAAGATTTGGAAGACATTTATATGCAGTAGGAGGCAGTGAAGAAGCAGCGCGTGCTTCCGGGGTTAATAATAATAGAACAAAAATGATAGCTTATCTTATCAATGGTTTATTTGTAGGTATTGCTGGGGTACTCTTTATGTCAAGGGTTAACGCCGGACTGCCTAATGGAGGTATTGGTGCTGAGTTTGAAGCGATGACTTCAGCGATCATAGGAGGTACTAGTTTTTCAGGTGGTATTGGTACAGCCATGGGAACTTTAGCGGGGGCATTTATTATGGGATTTGTAAATAATATTATGAACCTTCTAGGCGTTCAATCTTATATGCAGCAGATTGTAAAAGGGATTATCATTGCACTGGCAGTAGTTTATGATATTCGTTCTAAAACCAAAAGAGACAAGAAAAAACAAGGCAATATCAATGAAAAAGTAATGGATAAGGATGGTAAGCGTAAGACGTGA
- a CDS encoding sugar ABC transporter substrate-binding protein gives MKSMKKLMAVMMSSMLALSLSVGCAATSETSGTTEAPKAAASNDAKPAEEAQKTYRIAYIARAQSDSFAAWLANAVKDEVAANYKDVTVDIFDGESKNEVIASHIENAVTNQYDAILLQPYDSEAQVAPAMEAMNAGVQLVTVNNRINDNDRAGAIDADPVEQAAKNAELALAQIPQNGKVVVLMGPAGNMHSDMRRIGWQKAFFDKRPDVKILDEQIANWNKDEAMRFMEDWIQTYGEIDAIVSMNDNMAVGALEAAKAAGMNDILSYGVDGTAEACLAIAAGEMTSTTLQSAYTLAEEAVKLTYKLMTGTGDRETILVDCPLITKENAQEYIELHKKAGNLN, from the coding sequence ATGAAGAGTATGAAAAAATTAATGGCTGTTATGATGAGTTCAATGCTTGCGTTATCACTTTCTGTAGGATGTGCTGCTACATCTGAAACTAGCGGTACAACTGAAGCACCAAAGGCAGCTGCGTCAAATGATGCAAAACCAGCAGAAGAAGCTCAAAAAACATACAGAATTGCTTATATTGCAAGAGCACAAAGTGACTCTTTTGCAGCGTGGCTAGCGAATGCTGTAAAAGACGAAGTTGCAGCAAATTATAAAGATGTTACTGTAGATATATTTGATGGAGAAAGTAAGAATGAAGTTATTGCAAGTCATATAGAAAATGCAGTAACTAACCAATATGATGCTATTCTCTTACAACCATATGATTCAGAAGCACAAGTAGCTCCTGCTATGGAAGCTATGAATGCAGGTGTTCAGCTTGTAACTGTTAATAATCGTATTAATGATAATGACAGAGCAGGCGCAATAGATGCTGATCCAGTTGAACAAGCGGCAAAAAATGCAGAACTGGCATTAGCTCAGATCCCACAAAATGGTAAAGTTGTTGTACTTATGGGACCAGCGGGAAACATGCATTCGGATATGAGAAGAATAGGCTGGCAGAAAGCATTTTTTGACAAACGCCCAGATGTTAAAATTTTAGACGAACAAATTGCAAACTGGAATAAAGATGAAGCAATGCGTTTTATGGAAGACTGGATTCAAACTTATGGAGAAATAGATGCGATTGTTTCTATGAATGATAATATGGCAGTAGGTGCGCTTGAGGCAGCAAAAGCCGCTGGTATGAATGATATTTTATCTTATGGTGTTGATGGTACTGCAGAAGCTTGTCTTGCGATTGCAGCTGGCGAAATGACATCTACTACACTTCAAAGTGCCTATACGCTTGCAGAAGAAGCGGTAAAATTAACTTATAAACTTATGACAGGAACAGGAGATCGTGAAACAATTCTTGTAGATTGTCCGCTTATTACAAAAGAAAATGCACAAGAATATATCGAGCTTCACAAAAAAGCAGGTAACCTTAATTAA
- a CDS encoding NAD(P)-dependent alcohol dehydrogenase, which produces MRNQAVYMTGTYNMETRDINIPVPKAKEVLIKLEYVGICGSDVHYYEHGRIGDFVVNGDFILGHECAGEVVQIGEEVTTLKVGDRVALEPGITCGQCEFCKSGKYNLCPDVEFLATPPYHGSLMNYIAYPENMAFKLPENVSTLEGALVEPLAVGMHAAAQGNVKVGDTVVVLGAGCIGIVTLLACKAYGATNIIVTDIIDKRLEVAKKLGATAVINPKNENLREKLAELTNGQGADVVIETAGAEVTIKESAYLVKRGGAIVLVGLAPKDIIEFDFMQIMAKEAEIKSVFRYRNIYPAAIGAIADGKIDVKGIVTHEFDFSDAKKAFDDVIQNKNDVVKAVIKL; this is translated from the coding sequence ATGCGTAATCAAGCTGTATATATGACAGGTACTTATAATATGGAAACCAGGGATATTAATATCCCTGTTCCAAAAGCAAAAGAAGTTTTAATTAAACTCGAGTATGTTGGGATATGTGGTTCAGATGTTCATTATTATGAGCATGGCAGAATTGGCGACTTCGTAGTTAATGGTGATTTTATACTAGGACACGAATGTGCTGGAGAAGTTGTGCAAATAGGAGAAGAAGTCACCACATTAAAAGTAGGGGATAGAGTCGCTCTTGAACCAGGTATTACTTGCGGACAATGTGAATTTTGCAAAAGTGGTAAATATAATTTGTGTCCAGATGTAGAGTTTTTAGCAACACCACCTTATCATGGATCACTTATGAACTATATTGCCTATCCAGAAAATATGGCTTTCAAATTGCCTGAGAATGTAAGTACATTAGAAGGGGCACTTGTAGAACCATTGGCAGTGGGTATGCACGCTGCAGCTCAGGGAAATGTTAAAGTAGGAGACACAGTGGTTGTATTAGGGGCTGGGTGCATAGGTATAGTGACCCTGCTTGCATGCAAAGCCTATGGGGCTACAAATATTATCGTAACTGATATTATCGATAAAAGACTTGAAGTTGCTAAAAAGCTAGGTGCAACAGCTGTAATTAATCCTAAAAATGAAAATTTAAGAGAAAAACTGGCGGAGCTCACAAATGGGCAAGGTGCTGATGTTGTTATTGAAACAGCTGGTGCCGAAGTCACCATTAAAGAAAGTGCTTATTTAGTAAAAAGAGGAGGTGCCATCGTTCTTGTTGGTTTAGCACCTAAAGATATTATTGAGTTTGACTTCATGCAGATTATGGCAAAAGAAGCAGAAATTAAATCGGTGTTCCGTTACCGTAATATTTATCCCGCAGCGATTGGTGCCATTGCAGATGGTAAGATTGATGTAAAAGGTATAGTCACTCATGAATTTGATTTTTCAGATGCTAAAAAAGCTTTTGATGATGTGATTCAAAATAAAAATGATGTGGTTAAAGCTGTTATCAAGTTATAA